The following coding sequences are from one Caldibacillus debilis DSM 16016 window:
- a CDS encoding GtrA family protein, translated as MKIQSPFIKFLGVGVINTCIGLSVTFLCLTLFGLPYWPSTFIGNGAGALASFFLNRRFTFRSDVRVGSGLFRFILVIFLCYLLSYKAGLALAEGALRHLETVERYTEEWAVLFGNGLYTVTNYFGQKWFVFRKTKTKREWGGEYGKKILQ; from the coding sequence ATGAAGATCCAAAGTCCTTTCATCAAGTTTTTGGGCGTGGGCGTCATCAATACGTGCATCGGGCTTTCCGTGACCTTTCTTTGCCTGACCTTGTTCGGCCTTCCCTACTGGCCTTCCACGTTTATCGGAAATGGCGCCGGCGCATTGGCCAGCTTTTTTTTGAACCGGAGGTTTACTTTCCGAAGCGATGTCCGGGTCGGTTCCGGCCTGTTCCGCTTTATTCTCGTCATTTTCCTTTGCTATCTGCTTTCCTACAAGGCGGGCTTGGCGCTGGCCGAGGGGGCGCTGCGGCATCTGGAGACGGTGGAAAGGTATACGGAAGAATGGGCCGTCCTTTTCGGAAACGGCCTGTATACGGTCACCAATTATTTCGGACAAAAATGGTTTGTCTTCCGCAAAACGAAAACAAAGAGGGAATGGGGGGGAGAATATGGCAAGAAAATTTTGCAATAA